In Agrobacterium sp. RAC06, a single window of DNA contains:
- a CDS encoding TRAP transporter permease yields MTQADNISAQQAAGPIVAQNVDDEPVASNQRLHANWTNKAIIVLCIAYTAFHIGVMNLYPLETWTYRLIHVCGGLLLGFLIYSAVQLPVTVPDRVRRNPIEWLLLLVGVGGIGYGFAMIAYAWGAYWVAGTARPPAFVFSTYGLPLIAGTAAALLAAWFFPSRDRTRVDWADYALGIASIAVLGYILFNVGPLRLRAGTAMAQPADFYAALVGVILILEVTRRVAGLALVVIASIFILYSFAGPYLPGFLNHRGYDASRFFTYIFTDQGILSDPVAVSSTYIILFITFAAFLQASKVGDYFVNFAFAAAGRARGGPAKVAVLASGLMGMINGTSAGNVVSTGSLTIPLMKKVGYPPKTAAAVEAAASSGGQIMPPIMGAGAFIMAEVTGIPYTDIVIAAIIPSVLYFASVYFMVDLQATKLGMKGLPKEELPVFKELLKQAYLFIPIIMLIYTLFAGYSVIRAGTVSMMAAAVVSWLTPHRMGPRLLAKAFDIAARMSVQLVAVCACAGIIVGVIALTGVGARFSSLLLGIAEQNQLLALFFAMCISIVLGMGMPTTAAYAVAAAVVAPGLVNLGIPVLTAHFFVFYFAVMSAITPPVALAAYAGAALAGSDPMKTSVESFKIGLAAFVVPFMFFYSQAMLMQGTWLEVLHVFVSASLGIYMLAAAVQGWFFGALGVPLRLLLLVGALSMISGGLISDVIGLVVGGSIFAYQRRFVTTGAIARGAD; encoded by the coding sequence ATGACACAAGCTGACAACATCTCAGCGCAGCAAGCCGCTGGGCCCATCGTGGCTCAAAACGTCGATGACGAGCCGGTTGCGAGCAACCAGCGGCTTCATGCAAACTGGACTAACAAGGCGATCATCGTCCTCTGCATCGCTTATACCGCCTTCCATATCGGGGTGATGAACCTCTATCCGCTCGAAACCTGGACCTATCGCCTGATCCATGTCTGCGGCGGACTGCTTCTGGGCTTCCTGATCTACTCGGCCGTGCAATTGCCGGTCACTGTGCCGGACCGGGTGCGGCGCAATCCAATCGAATGGCTGCTTCTTCTGGTGGGTGTCGGTGGCATCGGCTACGGCTTTGCCATGATCGCCTATGCCTGGGGCGCCTACTGGGTTGCCGGCACTGCTCGCCCTCCGGCCTTCGTCTTCTCAACCTATGGTCTGCCGCTCATCGCCGGCACTGCGGCCGCCCTCCTGGCTGCCTGGTTCTTCCCCAGCCGTGACCGTACCCGCGTCGACTGGGCTGACTACGCGCTCGGCATCGCCTCGATCGCGGTCCTTGGTTATATCCTGTTCAACGTCGGGCCGCTTCGTCTGAGGGCCGGGACTGCGATGGCCCAGCCGGCGGACTTCTATGCTGCCCTCGTTGGCGTCATTCTTATCCTTGAGGTGACGCGGCGTGTCGCGGGCCTCGCCCTGGTGGTGATCGCCTCGATCTTCATCCTGTATTCGTTTGCCGGTCCTTACCTGCCTGGCTTCCTGAACCATCGCGGCTACGATGCCAGCCGCTTCTTCACCTATATTTTCACCGACCAGGGCATCTTGAGCGATCCTGTCGCGGTGTCTTCGACCTACATCATCCTGTTCATCACCTTCGCGGCCTTCCTGCAGGCCTCGAAGGTCGGCGACTACTTCGTCAACTTTGCCTTTGCGGCAGCGGGTCGTGCGCGCGGCGGTCCCGCCAAGGTCGCCGTCCTCGCCTCGGGTCTGATGGGGATGATCAACGGCACCTCGGCCGGCAACGTCGTCTCGACGGGCTCGCTGACCATTCCGTTGATGAAGAAGGTCGGCTATCCGCCCAAGACTGCTGCGGCAGTCGAGGCGGCTGCGTCGTCCGGCGGCCAGATCATGCCGCCGATCATGGGGGCCGGTGCCTTCATCATGGCGGAAGTCACGGGCATTCCCTATACGGACATCGTGATTGCGGCGATCATTCCGTCGGTGCTCTACTTCGCATCCGTCTACTTCATGGTCGATCTGCAGGCGACGAAACTCGGCATGAAGGGTCTTCCGAAGGAAGAACTGCCGGTCTTCAAAGAGCTGCTGAAGCAGGCTTACCTGTTCATCCCGATCATCATGCTGATCTACACCCTGTTTGCCGGTTATTCGGTCATCCGCGCCGGCACGGTGTCGATGATGGCCGCGGCCGTGGTCAGCTGGTTGACGCCGCACCGCATGGGACCGCGATTGCTGGCGAAGGCATTCGACATCGCAGCACGCATGTCGGTCCAGCTTGTCGCCGTCTGCGCGTGTGCGGGCATCATCGTCGGCGTCATCGCGCTGACGGGCGTGGGAGCTCGCTTCTCCAGCCTGCTCTTGGGTATTGCCGAGCAGAACCAGCTGCTGGCGCTGTTCTTCGCGATGTGCATTTCCATCGTGCTGGGCATGGGCATGCCGACGACTGCTGCCTATGCCGTTGCTGCAGCCGTGGTGGCACCCGGCCTCGTCAATCTCGGCATTCCGGTCCTCACCGCGCACTTCTTCGTCTTCTACTTTGCGGTGATGTCGGCGATCACGCCACCGGTGGCGCTCGCTGCCTATGCAGGGGCGGCGCTCGCGGGATCCGATCCAATGAAGACCTCCGTCGAGAGCTTCAAGATCGGCCTGGCGGCCTTCGTGGTGCCGTTCATGTTCTTCTATTCCCAGGCCATGCTAATGCAAGGTACCTGGCTGGAAGTCCTGCATGTGTTCGTGTCGGCAAGCCTTGGTATCTACATGCTGGCGGCTGCGGTCCAGGGATGGTTCTTCGGTGCACTCGGGGTGCCGCTGCGACTGCTCCTGCTCGTCGGGGCCCTCAGCATGATCAGTGGAGGACTGATCTCCGATGTCATCGGACTGGTGGTCGGGGGCTCGATCTTTGCTTACCAGCGTCGCTTCGTCACCACGGGCGCCATCGCTCGCGGGGCGGACTGA
- the treY gene encoding malto-oligosyltrehalose synthase gives MPLPVSTYRLQFRGGMDFDRAIGLVPYLKRLGITHLYASPVFAATDGSTHGYDVTNANVIDPVLGGREGFERLAAALKAEGLGLILDIVPNHMAASLENAWWRSVIEWGEASNYGHYFDIDWSQRLTLPFLGKPFQQAVVDEEVSLALDADQGVLALAYFDSLYPLNPSTYPAALANCEHPMAAPLSDLGRKAKAGEEAEFHQAVVSLCREHGCDGLLEELQVKAEEREFLLFLHDLQPFRLMHWTEAAKGLSYRRFFEIAGLVGLRVEALDVFEAAHRTVLDLVQSGQVDGLRIDHVDGLADPGRYLQELRDAVGHGIPIYVEKILARGEDLPKSWPVQGSTGYEFIAAQVPVLLDSAGFLAMRQAYAAIAGPQTPVADKMREAKLRMIRVNFAGEVKALVGQGADLLGLDEETMSRALEELLLAFPRYRTYAAQGDMSAEDRQLVDQVLSKAKARLDETAADAAWSIADLLKGEGRFEGGGVGSDLFRRRFQQLTGPLMAKSLEDTLFFRHVEFLALNEVGGELEPEEGGLEHFHAEMQRRAQTQPSGLSASSTHDTKRGEDARARLFALAEDAPRFAGLIDGWRKAHRGAVAEVDGKPAPEAEVEWMIFQALIGHWPVDLTADDREGIADFAERVSAFVEKSLREAKLRTNWNAVNEAYETAVKDYVRTLLLDSPQFINEFVRDIQPLIWAGLINGLTQTVIKLTAPGVPDIYQGSEALDFSFVDPDNRRPPHFETLSAFDPTAPISFGDPRALAEGWLKQAVVGRGLSLRNRYPQLFLQGRYLPLTIAGPRQSQAVAFARVHDGVAVITVACRLPVAMLQQGEGLLSEQFWGDTVVQLPEALAGHGWTDVLSDRQIVAAEGILLRELMEGQTIAVLTSGAA, from the coding sequence ATGCCTCTTCCCGTTTCGACCTACCGCTTGCAGTTTCGCGGCGGCATGGATTTCGACCGCGCCATCGGGCTCGTGCCCTATCTGAAGCGTCTCGGCATCACCCATCTCTACGCGTCGCCCGTGTTTGCCGCGACCGATGGATCGACACACGGCTATGACGTCACGAATGCCAATGTCATCGATCCCGTGCTTGGCGGTCGTGAGGGGTTCGAACGTCTGGCTGCCGCGTTGAAGGCCGAAGGTCTCGGCCTGATCCTCGACATCGTGCCAAACCATATGGCGGCCAGTCTCGAAAACGCCTGGTGGCGCAGCGTCATCGAATGGGGCGAGGCAAGTAATTATGGGCACTATTTCGACATCGACTGGAGCCAGCGGCTGACGCTTCCGTTTCTCGGCAAGCCTTTCCAGCAGGCGGTGGTGGATGAAGAGGTCTCGCTCGCGCTCGATGCTGACCAAGGGGTGCTTGCACTCGCCTATTTTGACAGTCTCTACCCGCTGAACCCATCGACCTATCCGGCCGCTCTCGCCAATTGTGAGCATCCGATGGCCGCGCCGCTCTCGGATCTCGGGCGCAAGGCAAAAGCCGGTGAGGAGGCCGAATTCCATCAAGCCGTCGTTTCGCTTTGCCGCGAGCATGGCTGCGATGGGCTGCTTGAGGAGCTCCAGGTGAAGGCTGAGGAGCGAGAGTTTCTGCTCTTTCTCCACGACCTTCAGCCCTTTCGCCTGATGCATTGGACGGAAGCCGCCAAGGGCCTCAGCTATCGGCGTTTCTTCGAAATCGCCGGTCTTGTCGGACTGCGTGTTGAGGCCCTGGATGTCTTTGAGGCTGCCCATCGGACGGTGCTGGATCTGGTGCAATCCGGTCAGGTCGACGGCTTGCGCATCGACCATGTCGATGGTCTCGCAGACCCCGGCCGCTATTTGCAGGAACTGCGCGACGCCGTGGGACACGGTATTCCGATCTATGTCGAGAAGATCCTGGCCCGGGGAGAGGATCTGCCAAAGAGTTGGCCCGTGCAAGGTTCGACCGGCTACGAGTTCATCGCGGCCCAGGTGCCGGTTCTGCTCGATTCTGCGGGCTTCCTAGCCATGCGTCAGGCCTATGCCGCGATCGCGGGGCCACAGACGCCTGTTGCGGACAAGATGCGCGAGGCGAAGCTTCGGATGATCCGGGTGAACTTCGCCGGCGAGGTAAAGGCCCTGGTCGGGCAGGGCGCCGATCTGCTCGGGCTCGACGAGGAGACGATGAGCCGCGCCCTGGAAGAGCTTCTTCTCGCCTTCCCACGCTATCGGACTTATGCGGCCCAGGGAGACATGAGCGCCGAAGATCGGCAACTCGTTGATCAGGTGCTGAGCAAAGCAAAAGCGCGGCTGGACGAGACGGCGGCCGATGCGGCCTGGTCCATCGCCGATCTCCTGAAGGGCGAAGGGCGGTTTGAAGGTGGGGGCGTCGGATCCGATCTCTTCCGTCGCCGCTTCCAGCAGTTAACCGGGCCGCTGATGGCAAAGTCGCTCGAGGACACGCTGTTCTTCCGCCATGTCGAGTTCCTGGCCTTGAACGAGGTCGGCGGAGAACTGGAGCCGGAAGAGGGCGGACTCGAACACTTTCATGCCGAGATGCAGCGGCGTGCGCAGACGCAGCCATCGGGGCTTTCCGCCTCATCGACCCATGACACCAAGCGCGGCGAGGATGCCCGCGCGCGTCTCTTTGCGCTTGCCGAGGATGCGCCCCGCTTTGCAGGCCTGATCGACGGCTGGCGCAAGGCGCATCGGGGTGCCGTCGCAGAGGTCGATGGCAAGCCTGCGCCCGAAGCCGAGGTCGAGTGGATGATCTTCCAGGCATTGATCGGCCACTGGCCGGTCGATCTCACGGCGGACGACCGGGAAGGGATCGCCGATTTCGCCGAGCGTGTCTCGGCCTTCGTGGAGAAATCCCTGCGCGAGGCAAAGCTCAGGACTAATTGGAACGCGGTGAACGAAGCCTATGAGACTGCCGTGAAGGACTATGTCCGGACGCTGCTTCTCGACAGTCCTCAATTCATCAACGAGTTCGTGCGCGACATCCAGCCGCTGATCTGGGCGGGTCTGATCAATGGCCTCACCCAGACCGTGATCAAACTGACCGCGCCGGGCGTTCCCGACATCTATCAGGGAAGCGAAGCGCTCGATTTCAGTTTCGTCGATCCCGACAATCGGCGTCCGCCACATTTCGAAACCCTGTCCGCTTTCGATCCCACGGCGCCGATTTCCTTTGGCGACCCACGCGCACTGGCCGAGGGGTGGCTGAAACAAGCGGTCGTCGGACGCGGTCTGTCGCTTCGCAACCGGTATCCCCAGTTGTTCCTGCAGGGGCGGTATCTGCCGTTGACGATCGCGGGCCCCCGCCAGTCGCAGGCCGTGGCGTTTGCGCGAGTGCATGACGGCGTCGCGGTGATCACCGTCGCCTGTCGTCTACCGGTCGCCATGCTTCAGCAGGGCGAGGGACTGTTATCGGAACAGTTCTGGGGGGATACCGTCGTGCAATTGCCTGAGGCGCTCGCAGGGCATGGCTGGACGGACGTCTTGTCTGATCGGCAGATTGTTGCCGCCGAAGGCATCCTGCTGCGGGAGCTGATGGAAGGGCAGACGATCGCGGTGCTGACCTCGGGAGCCGCCTGA
- a CDS encoding sensor histidine kinase, which translates to MQRTRRSLFARLVIRVAVVLAGGAAMLMTAAWLYARAAADEAYDRLLQGAAIQILDGLVVEEGRITVNLPPSAFELLGLAPRDKIFYRVMAPDASTLTGYEDLEFPVDIANARTEALFQTSRFRDQPVRMVAASRAIADPSIGGWANVLIAQTTEARQQLTTELTTRALALVGVMSLLALGGTILAVRYSLRPLDVLGDTLRRRDSQDLTPLAVDVPRELAPFVESINHFMGRLDDRLQLLQRFIADSAHQIRTPLTALSAQVSLINEEALSENDRRHLDRVKNRASELARFTTQLLNHAMVIHRFDSVQLSPIDVVDVARKAFRAAVPITIDPDIVVSFEAPPEPLMVLGDGLSLREAIVNVIDNSLRHGVVSSLAVRVIRRGDFVLVEVEDDGPGIPAQDWTQVTRRFVSSKSGEGSSGLGFAIASEVATTLNGALAFRERTPGTGFTTFLELPLIDARPSA; encoded by the coding sequence ATGCAGAGGACTAGGCGTTCACTGTTTGCACGCCTCGTCATCCGCGTCGCCGTGGTGCTCGCGGGGGGCGCAGCGATGCTGATGACAGCGGCGTGGCTTTATGCCCGTGCAGCTGCCGACGAAGCCTATGATCGGCTCCTGCAGGGTGCCGCAATCCAAATCCTTGACGGTCTGGTGGTCGAAGAAGGCCGCATCACGGTCAACCTGCCGCCGAGCGCTTTCGAACTGCTCGGCCTCGCACCGAGGGACAAGATCTTCTACCGCGTCATGGCACCCGACGCCTCGACACTCACCGGCTACGAAGACCTGGAGTTTCCGGTCGACATCGCCAATGCCCGTACCGAGGCCTTGTTCCAGACGTCACGCTTCCGCGATCAGCCGGTGCGCATGGTGGCCGCAAGCCGCGCGATTGCAGATCCCTCGATCGGTGGTTGGGCAAATGTTCTCATCGCCCAGACCACAGAGGCGAGACAGCAATTGACAACGGAATTGACCACGCGTGCCCTGGCGCTGGTCGGGGTCATGAGCCTACTTGCGCTCGGGGGAACCATCCTTGCGGTGCGTTACTCGCTGCGACCGCTCGATGTACTCGGCGACACGCTTCGCCGCCGCGACAGCCAGGACCTAACACCGCTCGCCGTCGACGTGCCTCGCGAGCTCGCCCCCTTCGTGGAGTCCATCAACCACTTCATGGGCCGACTGGATGACCGGTTGCAGCTGTTGCAGCGCTTCATCGCCGACAGCGCCCATCAGATCCGCACGCCACTTACGGCATTATCGGCCCAGGTCAGCCTGATCAACGAAGAAGCGCTTTCGGAGAATGACCGCCGTCACCTCGACCGGGTGAAGAACCGGGCATCGGAGCTTGCGCGGTTCACCACGCAATTGCTCAACCATGCCATGGTCATCCACCGGTTCGATTCCGTGCAACTCTCGCCGATAGACGTCGTCGATGTCGCGCGCAAGGCCTTCCGCGCCGCCGTTCCGATCACCATCGACCCTGACATCGTCGTCTCCTTCGAGGCGCCGCCGGAGCCGCTGATGGTGCTCGGCGATGGCTTGAGCCTGCGCGAAGCGATCGTCAACGTCATCGACAATTCGCTGCGCCATGGTGTGGTGTCGAGCCTTGCGGTGCGGGTGATCCGGCGCGGCGATTTCGTTCTGGTCGAGGTGGAAGACGATGGCCCGGGCATCCCAGCACAGGACTGGACGCAAGTTACCCGACGCTTCGTCTCGTCAAAGTCAGGCGAAGGCAGTTCCGGCCTCGGCTTCGCCATCGCCTCTGAGGTGGCCACAACGCTGAACGGTGCGCTGGCCTTCCGCGAACGGACGCCCGGGACAGGCTTCACCACCTTCCTTGAACTCCCCCTGATCGATGCGAGGCCAAGCGCATGA
- a CDS encoding EAL domain-containing protein — MAFQPIIDTRRREVFAHEALVRGLDGSGAVSVLSLVDPDNRYAFDQQCRVRAIELAASLFPRDRMPHLSINFMPNAVYEPRACIRQTLETARRTDFPLDRIIFEFTEVEKLDTAHLLNILRSYREIGFKTAIDDFGAGYSGLNLLTRFQPDLVKLDMDLIRGIDTDSVKQIVVSRTLDMLRELGVTAVCEGVETAGELQMLTDLGVDLIQGYYIARPTFEGLSPVPAALAA; from the coding sequence ATGGCATTTCAGCCGATCATCGACACCCGGCGTCGTGAAGTTTTCGCGCATGAGGCACTCGTTCGTGGCCTTGATGGCAGCGGTGCCGTATCGGTGCTCTCGCTGGTCGATCCCGACAATCGTTACGCTTTCGACCAGCAATGTCGGGTACGCGCCATCGAATTGGCCGCGAGCCTTTTTCCTCGGGACCGGATGCCGCATCTGTCGATCAATTTCATGCCGAATGCCGTGTACGAGCCGCGTGCCTGCATTCGCCAGACGCTCGAGACCGCGCGGCGGACGGATTTTCCGCTCGACCGCATCATTTTCGAGTTCACCGAGGTTGAGAAACTCGACACGGCGCATCTGCTCAATATCCTGAGAAGCTATCGCGAGATCGGCTTCAAGACGGCGATCGATGATTTTGGTGCCGGTTATTCCGGCCTCAACCTTCTGACCCGATTCCAGCCCGATCTGGTGAAGCTCGACATGGATCTTATCCGCGGCATCGACACCGATAGCGTGAAGCAGATTGTTGTCAGCCGTACGCTCGACATGCTGCGCGAACTTGGCGTTACCGCCGTCTGTGAGGGGGTGGAGACTGCGGGCGAACTTCAGATGTTGACGGATCTCGGCGTGGATCTGATCCAGGGCTATTATATCGCTCGGCCGACCTTCGAGGGCCTCAGCCCCGTTCCGGCTGCGCTCGCGGCCTGA
- a CDS encoding response regulator transcription factor: protein MRILLVEDTLDVGEAISRRFETIGHTVDWETNGRAASEILDFTEYDLVILDVMLPGMDGFSILKRMRDQGSTVPVLVLTARSEIDDRVGALDLGADDYLVKPFDFRELEARARVLLRRHAGGEATNVIACGDVLLDRTQRTVKVGNREVQLKRREMTLLEILASRPGRVFSKDQLLDQLFGFDEPAGPNAIELYVGRLRKKLEGARARIVTVRGVGYQLVSDAED from the coding sequence ATGCGCATTCTGCTCGTGGAAGACACGCTTGACGTCGGAGAGGCCATCTCTCGCCGCTTTGAAACCATCGGCCACACGGTCGATTGGGAGACGAACGGCCGTGCGGCCTCCGAGATCCTCGATTTTACCGAATATGATCTGGTGATCCTGGATGTCATGTTGCCGGGCATGGATGGGTTCTCAATTCTGAAGCGAATGCGTGACCAGGGCTCGACCGTGCCTGTCCTCGTGTTGACGGCCCGCTCGGAAATCGACGATCGCGTCGGCGCACTCGATCTTGGCGCGGACGATTACCTGGTAAAGCCCTTCGACTTCCGCGAACTGGAAGCCCGCGCCCGTGTGCTGCTGCGGCGACATGCCGGCGGAGAGGCGACCAACGTGATCGCCTGCGGCGATGTGCTGCTCGACCGCACCCAGCGGACGGTCAAGGTCGGCAACCGCGAGGTTCAGCTGAAGCGCCGCGAAATGACCCTGCTCGAAATCCTTGCGAGCCGCCCGGGACGCGTCTTCAGCAAGGATCAATTGCTCGACCAGCTCTTCGGCTTCGACGAACCGGCAGGTCCAAATGCCATCGAGCTCTATGTCGGACGTCTGAGAAAGAAGCTCGAAGGGGCCAGGGCACGCATCGTGACCGTGCGTGGCGTGGGGTATCAATTGGTGTCCGATGCAGAGGACTAG
- a CDS encoding ABC transporter substrate-binding protein encodes MNLSTMFHAVVSGFVTAALASTSALALEGERSVFPAPGQERTRLVINGVTDADVIAPLIRDFQETARDVTVEFNDYVSNDLFREAELACRQQTSHGDLWISSSVDHLVKLANDGCARSHQSEETERVSAWANWRDEIFGFAFEPAVIVYDASQVPPEDVPRSHVEIAELLRRKPDEYWTRIGTYNVQLSGVGYLLAFHDAQQAPTSYGRLLESFSRAQVVTSCCNKEVLDLIEEGRLKIAYNILGSYAYARYLRNNDMRVVVPRDYTLILTRGAMIPTQSPQPDLAARFVDYLVSERGQKVAREKAFYFAENAPLPPGVDGPISLIESGIGRPIRVGPALLAAQDRATREEFIRNWSSLFAPGVP; translated from the coding sequence ATGAACCTGTCGACGATGTTCCACGCCGTGGTGTCGGGCTTTGTCACGGCGGCCCTGGCTTCGACCTCGGCTCTCGCTCTTGAGGGGGAGCGCTCTGTCTTCCCCGCACCTGGACAGGAGCGGACAAGACTTGTGATCAACGGGGTGACAGACGCCGACGTCATTGCGCCGCTGATCCGGGACTTCCAGGAAACGGCGCGCGATGTGACCGTCGAATTCAACGACTATGTCAGCAACGATCTCTTCCGCGAGGCAGAACTGGCCTGTCGGCAGCAAACGAGTCACGGCGACCTCTGGATTTCCTCGTCGGTCGACCATCTCGTCAAGCTCGCCAACGATGGCTGCGCCAGGTCCCACCAGTCGGAGGAAACAGAGCGTGTATCGGCCTGGGCCAACTGGCGCGACGAAATCTTCGGCTTTGCCTTCGAGCCCGCCGTCATCGTCTATGACGCCTCCCAGGTGCCACCGGAGGACGTGCCGCGCTCACATGTCGAGATCGCCGAACTCTTGCGCCGCAAACCGGACGAATACTGGACCCGGATCGGCACCTACAATGTTCAGCTGTCAGGCGTCGGCTATCTCCTCGCCTTCCACGATGCCCAGCAGGCACCGACGAGCTATGGCCGCCTTCTCGAAAGCTTTAGCCGCGCCCAGGTGGTGACCAGCTGCTGCAACAAGGAAGTGCTCGATCTGATCGAGGAAGGCAGGCTGAAGATCGCCTACAATATCCTCGGCTCCTATGCCTATGCACGCTATCTGCGCAACAATGACATGCGCGTGGTCGTCCCTCGCGACTACACGCTGATCCTGACCCGCGGCGCAATGATACCGACCCAGTCGCCCCAGCCGGATCTCGCCGCCCGCTTCGTCGACTATCTGGTTTCCGAGCGCGGCCAGAAGGTGGCGCGGGAGAAAGCCTTCTACTTTGCGGAAAATGCCCCCCTGCCCCCGGGCGTCGACGGTCCGATCTCGCTGATTGAATCCGGCATTGGCAGACCGATCCGCGTTGGCCCGGCCCTGCTTGCCGCCCAGGATCGGGCGACCCGGGAAGAGTTCATTCGCAACTGGAGCTCGCTCTTCGCGCCCGGTGTACCTTGA